AAACATTTACATATTTTTTTAAGGAGAATAGATGGCAGTTAAAGTAGCGTTAAACGGGACGGGGCGTATCGGTCTATGTGTCATCAAGATCGTGATGGAACGTGACGATATGGAGCTTGTTGCATTAAATACAACAGCAAAGCCTGAAATGCTTGAGTATCTTTTAAAGTATGACACTGTTCATAAAGGAATTGATGCAAAAGTTATTGATGATGAAACTATTGAGATTGCAGGCAAACCTGTTAAGATGTTCAGTGAACGTGATATTACAAAATTAGACTTTGGATCAGTTGGAGCTGAGGTTGTTGCAGAGTGTACAGGTGTGTTTTTAACAACAGAAAAAGCTCAACACTATCTTAAAGGAAGTGTAAAGAAAGTTGTTCTCAGTGCGCCTGCAAAAGATGATACACCAACTTTTGTTATGAATATCAATACAGATACTTATGCAGGTCAGGCAATTGTTTCTAATGCAAGCTGTACTACAAATGCACTGGCACCGGTTTGTAAAGTACTTGATGATGCATTTGGTATTGAAAATGGTCTTATGACTACGGTTCACTCTTACACTAACGACCAAAATCTTTTAGATGTAAAACATAAAAAAGATTTCCGCCGTGCTCGTGCCGCTGCGATGAATATGATTCCTACTTCAACAGGTGCAGCAAAGGCTATTGGTCTTGTTATGCCACACTTAAAGGGTAACTTGAACGGTTTTGCAATGCGTGTTCCAACAGCTGATGTATCTGTTGTTGATCTGACTGTTAATTTGAAAAAAGATGTAACAGTCGAGAGTATTAATGAAGCTTTTGTAAAAGCTAGTGAGAGTAACTTTAAAGGGCTTATAGAGATCGACAACGATAAGAGAGTCTCCGGTGACTTTATAGGATCAACTTATAGCTGTACTTTTGTACCAGATCTTACACGTGTTGTTGGTGAGAAAACTGCAAAAGTGATAGCTTGGTATGACAATGAGTGGGGATATAGCTGCCGTATGGTAGATATGATGCATTTTGTTGCAACTCACTAATATCTTCTTTTTCTCTATCAGGCGGTTAAAAACTGCCTGATTAATTTGTATTATAGTTTTACTTAGCTACTACAAATGCCTCATAGCTAAAAAATAGAATTACTGATAAAATTATTATCCCTATTAAAATTTCCATATATTATAGCTCCTCTAATGATTCAATTTTTTTTAAAATATTTTTATTTAAAAAATGGATAGAAATAACTAACCAAATAATACCTACTACAGAGAGTAAAAATCTTATAGTTGAAATTTCATCATAATGAGAACTCAACCATCCAATAAGGCTAATTAGTGTAACTATAAATACACCCAACCACACTTTCAAATAATTTATTTTTTCTTTTACTACATCAATCTTTGCCATAGAGTATTTTATCAAAAGGGAATTGATAAAGCAAACTATGTATATTTTTTATTCTTCAAATTGTATACTACTTATTAAATAGTTGGTTTAATTTTTTCTATATTTGGTTAAAATAAAAAAAGTGAGGAAAAAAATGAGAAAAAAATATAGTAGTATACATTCAGAGTTTCCGTGGGAACACCCTAAATCAAAAAGTGAAGATCCAAAAGCTGTAAAGTTGGTTAAGCGGTTGATGGAGAGTGCTACTTATCGTCTTGCAGAAGATGATCCAGACTTTATGAAATCTTATGAGGCAAGAGGTGTTAGGTTAGAGATAGACTACCTTAAAGCTGAACTTGCTATGCAGAAGTTTGGGATCAAACATACTATAGTAGTATTTGGTAGTGCTCGCATAAAAGAGCGCAAGACAGCAATGTCAGAGCTTAAAGAGATACAAAAAAAGATTGAAGCACATCCAGAGAATAAAGAGCTTCTTGAACAACTGCGAATAGCAGAGAGAATGGTAGAGAAGAGTATCTACTATGATGATGCCAGAATGTTTGGACGCTATATTGGAGAGAGTGGTAAGGGTCCTGATGATAGCCGGGTTGTATTAATGACTGGTGGAGGTCCTGGCATTATGGAAGCAGCTAACCGTGGATCTTATGATGTTGGTGCACGATCTATTGGACTTAATATTCGTTTGCCTCATGAACAGTTTCCAAACCCATACATTACACCGGAGTTATGTTTTCAGTTTCGATACTTTGCCATTCGTAAACTACACTTCTTTTTAAGATCAAAAGCTTTGGTTGTTTACCCTGGCGGATTTGGTACATTAGATGAACTTTTTGAAATTTTGACACTGGTACAGACACAAAAGACAAATATCATTCCTGTGGTTATGGTTGGAAAAAAGTATTGGAAAAAAGCGATTGATTTTGACTTTTTAAAAGAGGAAGGTGTTATAACTTCTC
The genomic region above belongs to Hydrogenimonas thermophila and contains:
- the gap gene encoding type I glyceraldehyde-3-phosphate dehydrogenase, with the protein product MAVKVALNGTGRIGLCVIKIVMERDDMELVALNTTAKPEMLEYLLKYDTVHKGIDAKVIDDETIEIAGKPVKMFSERDITKLDFGSVGAEVVAECTGVFLTTEKAQHYLKGSVKKVVLSAPAKDDTPTFVMNINTDTYAGQAIVSNASCTTNALAPVCKVLDDAFGIENGLMTTVHSYTNDQNLLDVKHKKDFRRARAAAMNMIPTSTGAAKAIGLVMPHLKGNLNGFAMRVPTADVSVVDLTVNLKKDVTVESINEAFVKASESNFKGLIEIDNDKRVSGDFIGSTYSCTFVPDLTRVVGEKTAKVIAWYDNEWGYSCRMVDMMHFVATH
- a CDS encoding LOG family protein; translation: MRKKYSSIHSEFPWEHPKSKSEDPKAVKLVKRLMESATYRLAEDDPDFMKSYEARGVRLEIDYLKAELAMQKFGIKHTIVVFGSARIKERKTAMSELKEIQKKIEAHPENKELLEQLRIAERMVEKSIYYDDARMFGRYIGESGKGPDDSRVVLMTGGGPGIMEAANRGSYDVGARSIGLNIRLPHEQFPNPYITPELCFQFRYFAIRKLHFFLRSKALVVYPGGFGTLDELFEILTLVQTQKTNIIPVVMVGKKYWKKAIDFDFLKEEGVITSQDLEIFKIVENATEAWKYILDWHKHKDTHLFI